A stretch of Corynebacterium timonense DNA encodes these proteins:
- a CDS encoding siderophore-interacting protein: MPTHLLHPVTLVANEQLKPRLHRLTFTAEAFADYPLSGPDEYFGLLMPQPGQSFRPFELTGINIRAAVATMPEATRPDLRWYTIRSLDRAQKRIDVDVVTHGDSGPGSRWIRRARPGDTAGMFTCPALWTPPTTSQLLLADASALPAMRHILDYQQANAPEALAQTHVVAVVTDPAEVEDGLAEQWGEKLASFTFVEAPKTAETEATLAALHALFDTAAGDKPRSVWVSGEGNLTKAVRALAVKEWGLDPADVTWVPFWFHGKARP; encoded by the coding sequence ATGCCCACACACCTTTTGCACCCCGTCACCCTCGTCGCAAACGAGCAGCTCAAGCCGCGACTGCACCGCCTCACCTTCACCGCAGAGGCCTTCGCCGACTACCCCCTGAGCGGCCCCGACGAGTACTTCGGTCTGCTCATGCCACAGCCGGGCCAGTCCTTCCGGCCCTTCGAGCTCACCGGAATCAACATCCGCGCGGCCGTCGCCACCATGCCCGAAGCGACGCGGCCCGACCTACGGTGGTACACCATTCGCAGCCTCGATAGGGCGCAGAAGCGTATCGACGTCGACGTGGTCACCCACGGCGACTCCGGCCCCGGTTCCCGCTGGATCCGCCGGGCCCGCCCGGGCGACACGGCCGGAATGTTCACCTGCCCCGCCCTGTGGACCCCGCCAACGACCTCGCAGCTTCTCCTCGCGGACGCATCGGCCCTCCCGGCGATGCGCCACATCCTTGACTACCAGCAGGCAAACGCCCCCGAAGCGCTGGCGCAGACCCACGTTGTCGCCGTGGTCACCGACCCCGCGGAAGTCGAGGACGGGCTCGCCGAGCAGTGGGGCGAGAAGCTAGCCTCCTTCACCTTCGTCGAGGCGCCGAAAACCGCCGAGACCGAGGCCACCCTCGCCGCGCTCCACGCCCTCTTCGACACCGCGGCCGGGGACAAGCCGCGCTCCGTGTGGGTTTCTGGCGAAGGCAACCTGACCAAGGCGGTCCGCGCGCTCGCCGTCAAGGAGTGGGGCCTTGACCCTGCCGACGTCACGTGGGTGCCCTT